In Mycolicibacterium phocaicum, one DNA window encodes the following:
- the poxB gene encoding ubiquinone-dependent pyruvate dehydrogenase: MATVADHLISALKISGVQRVYGLPGDSLNGFTDAIRRAGDIAWEHVRHEESAAFAAAADAALTGQLAVCAGSCGPGNLHLINGLFDAQRSRVPVLAIAAHIPAAEIGSQYFQETNPTALFRDCSVYCELVTAAENAPRIFEMAMRAAVEENGVAVVVVPGEIFLHRAEVSQWQTRAITPTRSVLRPDDESLRRAADILNDAQAVTILGGAGAAGCHDELIALAATLNAPIVHALRGKEFIEYDNPYDVGLTGLLGFPSGYKAIKEAEVLLMLGTDFPYRQFYPDHATVIQVDVRGRNLGRRTPVDVPLLGTVRDTVAALMPRLRPKTERAHLDRALKHYRRTRQSLDSLAVNDRDRTPIRPEYVAGLADRLAADDAVFTVDVGSPVVWAARYLTMNGRRRMIGSFNHGTMACALPLAIGAQTAFRGRQVVAFAGDGGLAMLFGELITLIQNQLPVKVIVFNNSSLNFVELEMKAAGIVNFGTELVNPDFGAVAHAMGIFGRRVEHPGDLEQALTEAFAHPGPAVVDVHTARQELSIPPTITAEQAKGFSLFAIRTILAGRGEELLDLITTNVARRILD, from the coding sequence ATGGCAACAGTGGCCGACCACCTTATTTCCGCACTGAAAATCAGTGGTGTACAAAGAGTTTACGGTCTGCCCGGCGACAGCCTGAACGGGTTCACCGACGCCATCCGGAGGGCCGGTGACATCGCGTGGGAACACGTGCGGCACGAGGAGTCGGCGGCGTTCGCGGCGGCTGCTGATGCTGCGCTGACCGGTCAGCTGGCGGTGTGCGCAGGCAGCTGTGGTCCCGGCAACCTGCATCTGATCAACGGCTTGTTCGACGCCCAGCGCAGCCGCGTCCCGGTACTCGCCATCGCCGCGCACATCCCGGCCGCCGAGATCGGTTCGCAGTACTTCCAAGAGACCAATCCGACCGCGCTGTTCCGCGACTGCAGCGTGTACTGCGAACTGGTCACCGCGGCCGAGAACGCCCCGCGAATCTTCGAGATGGCGATGCGGGCCGCCGTGGAGGAGAACGGCGTCGCGGTGGTCGTCGTCCCCGGCGAGATCTTCCTGCACCGCGCAGAGGTGTCGCAGTGGCAGACCCGGGCGATCACCCCCACCCGCTCGGTGCTGCGCCCCGACGACGAATCGCTGCGCCGGGCCGCGGACATCCTCAACGACGCACAGGCTGTCACGATCCTCGGCGGTGCGGGCGCCGCCGGCTGTCACGACGAGCTGATCGCGTTGGCCGCAACACTCAACGCACCGATCGTCCACGCGTTGCGCGGCAAGGAATTCATCGAATACGACAACCCCTACGACGTCGGCTTGACCGGGCTGCTGGGCTTCCCGTCCGGCTATAAGGCCATCAAGGAAGCCGAGGTCCTGCTGATGCTCGGCACCGACTTCCCGTACCGCCAGTTCTACCCGGACCACGCCACCGTCATCCAGGTCGACGTGCGCGGGCGCAACCTGGGGCGCCGCACTCCGGTCGACGTCCCGCTCCTGGGCACCGTCAGGGATACGGTGGCCGCGCTCATGCCGCGGCTGCGACCCAAAACCGAACGGGCACATCTGGATCGGGCTCTGAAGCACTACCGCCGGACCCGGCAGTCCCTGGACTCCCTAGCGGTCAACGACCGCGACCGCACCCCGATCCGGCCGGAATACGTTGCCGGTCTGGCGGATCGGCTCGCGGCCGACGACGCGGTGTTCACCGTCGACGTCGGCTCTCCGGTGGTGTGGGCGGCCCGCTACCTGACGATGAACGGCCGACGCCGCATGATCGGCTCGTTCAACCACGGCACCATGGCGTGCGCGCTCCCGCTCGCGATCGGCGCGCAGACGGCGTTCCGGGGCCGTCAGGTCGTGGCGTTCGCCGGCGACGGCGGCCTGGCGATGCTGTTCGGTGAACTCATTACGCTGATTCAGAATCAATTACCGGTCAAGGTCATCGTTTTCAACAACTCGTCGTTGAACTTCGTCGAGCTGGAAATGAAAGCCGCCGGCATCGTCAACTTCGGCACGGAGCTGGTCAACCCTGATTTTGGGGCAGTGGCCCACGCCATGGGCATCTTCGGGCGGCGGGTGGAACATCCCGGTGACCTGGAGCAGGCGCTCACCGAAGCGTTCGCCCATCCGGGGCCGGCGGTGGTCGACGTTCATACCGCGCGCCAGGAGCTGTCCATCCCTCCGACGATCACGGCCGAGCAGGCGAAGGGCTTCTCGCTCTTCGCTATTCGCACCATCCTGGCCGGGCGTGGTGAGGAGCTGCTGGATTTGATCACCACGAACGTGGCACGCCGGATCCTGGACTGA
- a CDS encoding SRPBCC family protein, translating into MADNVLDSSLTVRRHSAATRQAVWDIIADGWTYSQWVVGNSRMRAVDADWPAVGSRIQHSIGVWPLLVNDVTEVQESRPQEELVLLASAGVFGSARIFLRLSDTPTGGCLIEMAEVPVGRPMRWVPDRLALAAVIPRNRECTLRLSAIAERRTTTSDDAVRSVGESV; encoded by the coding sequence ATGGCTGACAACGTACTTGACAGCAGCTTGACTGTCCGGCGGCACAGTGCCGCCACGCGCCAGGCGGTCTGGGACATCATCGCCGACGGCTGGACGTACTCGCAGTGGGTGGTGGGCAACAGCCGGATGCGTGCCGTCGACGCCGACTGGCCGGCCGTCGGCAGCCGCATCCAGCACTCGATTGGCGTGTGGCCACTCCTCGTCAACGACGTCACCGAGGTACAGGAGTCCCGTCCGCAGGAGGAACTGGTGCTGCTCGCCAGCGCGGGGGTGTTCGGCAGCGCGCGCATCTTCCTTCGGTTGTCCGATACGCCCACCGGCGGCTGCCTCATCGAGATGGCCGAGGTACCGGTCGGCCGGCCGATGCGCTGGGTGCCGGACCGGTTGGCCCTGGCAGCGGTCATTCCGCGCAACCGGGAATGCACATTGCGACTCTCGGCCATCGCTGAACGCCGCACCACCACCAGTGACGACGCCGTCCGATCGGTGGGGGAGTCCGTGTGA
- a CDS encoding IF2 family translation initiation factor has product MSIIEVPLQVLRLQYRLARFPLQFIEDRWIARMDAEAPARLIYERSLGGLDAAVGGLLGDSTLRKRGAVLARRSEIRGEAAVRSMAAARQRQQAGAQLEDSLEAAADDRVQAVAAKEDAVADARERAQQRKRQAAEEADKRIAQAAKASRAEAEQKREAAEAAEQQRLQRINKAEAKSAAAAKAALEDARDKRAAAAAKREQAEQVDVLADAEKRNRRAGRV; this is encoded by the coding sequence GTGAGCATCATCGAAGTGCCGTTACAGGTTTTGCGACTGCAATACCGCCTGGCCCGGTTTCCCCTGCAGTTCATCGAGGATCGGTGGATCGCCCGCATGGACGCCGAAGCACCCGCCCGGCTGATCTATGAGCGGTCGCTCGGCGGACTGGACGCGGCGGTCGGCGGATTGCTGGGTGATTCCACATTGCGGAAGCGGGGCGCAGTGCTGGCTCGGCGAAGCGAAATTCGTGGTGAAGCCGCCGTGCGGAGCATGGCCGCTGCCCGACAGCGTCAGCAGGCCGGCGCCCAATTGGAGGACTCGCTGGAAGCGGCTGCCGACGACCGCGTCCAAGCCGTCGCCGCCAAGGAGGACGCGGTGGCCGATGCCCGCGAGCGCGCCCAGCAGCGTAAGCGCCAAGCGGCGGAGGAGGCCGACAAGCGTATTGCCCAGGCCGCCAAGGCAAGTCGCGCAGAGGCTGAGCAGAAGCGCGAAGCGGCCGAAGCCGCCGAGCAGCAACGGCTGCAAAGGATCAACAAAGCCGAGGCGAAGTCGGCGGCCGCGGCGAAGGCCGCGCTGGAGGACGCGCGCGACAAGCGGGCCGCCGCCGCAGCCAAACGCGAGCAGGCTGAGCAGGTCGACGTACTTGCCGACGCCGAGAAGCGGAATCGGCGGGCGGGCCGGGTCTGA